The Punica granatum isolate Tunisia-2019 chromosome 4, ASM765513v2, whole genome shotgun sequence genome has a window encoding:
- the LOC116205183 gene encoding leucine-rich repeat receptor protein kinase EMS1 gives MNMLVSLFLILPLLLSASHSTPTSELATLMAIKASLDPQNQVLTSWTDTPSADPCGGSFEGIACNEWGHVANISLQGKGLSGRIPSALRELTDLTGLYLHFNALSGEIPREIGSLSKLTDLYLDVNNLSGGIPTEFGNMSNLQVLQLCYNKLSGSVPTQLGSLKKLTVLALQYNHLTGAIPASLGELQVLTRLDLSFNSLFGPIPVKLANAQMLQVLDLRNNTLTGNVPPALRRLNSGFQYQNNPGLCGFGFPNLEACHAADYIDPSKPEPLGPDSLSKKNIPQSANLTKPDCQKPNCRNTSRHPNTGLVFGGLTVAVAFIVSGLFAFSWYRRRKQKIGSAFDASENRLSIDQVKEVRRRSASPLISLEYSNGWDPMGKGRTGSGTAFSREVFESFMFNLEDVERATQSFLEVNLLGRSSFSAVYKGILRDGSSVAVKRIAKTSCKSNENEFVKGLKLLTALKHENLVTLRGFCCSKGRGECFLISEFVPNGNLLQFLDVEQGSGKVLEWSTRISVIKGIAEGIFYLHRSKGKKPAVIHQNISAEKVLLDHWNNPLLADSGLHRLLVDDILFSKLKSSAAMGYLAPEYTTTGRFTDKSDIYAFGVLVFQILSGKTLINPIIRKGAESGKFSEFIDPNLEGSFPEFEAERLSRLALLCTHDFPSLRPSMEEIVKELSGSGWSS, from the exons ATGAACATGCTGGTTTCCCTCTTCCTCATCCTGCCTCTCCTCCTCTCTGCCTCCCACTCCACTCCCACCTCGGAGCTCGCTACCCTCATGGCCATCAAGGCCTCTCTTGACCCACAGAACCAAGTCCTCACCTCGTGGACTGACACTCCCTCCGCGGACCCCTGTGGTGGGTCCTTTGAGGGAATAGCTTGCAATGAGTGGGGCCACGTGGCTAACATCTCCCTTCAGGGGAAGGGCCTCAGTGGGAGGATTCCTTCGGCTCTGAGGGAACTCACTGACTTGACTGGCCTCTACCTTCACTTCAATGCTCTGAGTGGAGAGATTCCGAGGGAGATTGGCAGCTTGAGTAAGCTGACTGATTTGTATCTCGATGTGAATAATCTCTCTGGGGGCATTCCTACTGAGTTTGGGAACATGTCTAACCTTCAAG TTCTGCAGCTGTGTTACAACAAGTTGTCCGGAAGTGTCCCTACACAACTCGGGTCTCTGAAGAAGCTCACTGTTCTTGCTCTGCAATACAATCATCTGACAGGTGCAATTCCCGCTAGTTTGGGTGAGCTTCAGGTGTTAACAAGGTTGGACCTGAGCTTTAACAGCCTCTTCGGTCCGATCCCTGTTAAACTAGCAAATGCCCAGATGCTTCAAGTCCTTGATCTTCGGAACAATACTCTCACTGGCAATGTTCCTCCAG CACTAAGGAGGCTCAACAGTGGTTTCCAGTACCAGAACAATCCTGGCCTGTGCGGGTTCGGTTTTCCAAACTTGGAAGCTTGTCATGCTGCTGATTATATTGATCCGAGCAAACCTGAGCCGCTCGGGCCTGACAGTCTCTCAAAGAAAAATATCCCTCAGTCAGCTAATCTCACTAAGCCTGATTGCCAGAAACCCAACTGCAGGAACACATCAAGACACCCTAACACTGGTCTTGTTTTTGGAGGACTTACAGTGGCAGTAGCATTCATTGTTTCCGGACTATTTGCTTTCTCGTGGTACCGCCGGAGGAAACAGAAAATTGGAAGTGCCTTTGACGCTTCAGAAAACAG GCTAAGCATTGATCAGGTCAAGGAGGTCCGCCGGAGGAGCGCATCCCCGCTCATCAGCTTAGAGTACTCCAATGGATGGGACCCAATGGGTAAGGGTAGGACTGGGAGCGGGACTGCATTCTCTCGGGAGGTCTTTGAGAGTTTCATGTTCAATCTAGAGGACGTGGAGCGGGCAACCCAGTCTTTCTTGGAGGTGAACCTATTGGGCAGGAGCAGCTTCTCGGCTGTTTACAAGGGAATTCTGAGAGATGGGTCCTCTGTTGCTGTAAAGCGCATTGCGAAGACAAGCTGTAAGTCCAATGAGAACGAGTTTGTGAAGGGTTTGAAGCTATTGACCGCACTTAAGCATGAGAATCTTGTGACGCTAAGAGGGTTTTGTTGCTCGAAGGGGAGGGGTGAGTGCTTTCTCATCTCTGAGTTTGTTCCCAACGGGAACTTACTGCAGTTCCTCGATGTGGAGCAAGGTAGCGGGAAGGTTCTTGAATGGTCCACAAGGATTTCTGTCATCAAAGGAATTGCCGAAG GAATTTTCTACCTCCACAGAAGCAAAGGCAAGAAACCAGCAGTAATACACCAGAACATCTCCGCAGAAAAGGTCCTCCTTGACCACTGGAACAATCCTCTGCTTGCAGACTCGGGCCTTCACAGGCTCCTTGTGGACGACATCCTGTTCTCAAAGCTCAAATCTTCTGCTGCTATGGGATACCTTGCCCCAGAATACACAACCACCGGCCGATTCACAGACAAAAGCGACATTTACGCGTTCGGCGTGCTTGTGTTCCAGATTCTTTCAGGGAAAACACTGATCAACCCAATAATCCGGAAGGGTGCTGAGTCAGGGAAGTTCAGTGAATTCATTGACCCTAACTTGGAAGGAAGTTTCCCAGAGTTCGAGGCAGAGAGGCTCAGCAGACTTGCTCTCCTGTGTACCCATGATTTCCCGAGCCTTAGGCCTTCCATGGAAGAAATCGTGAAAGAGCTGAGCGGCTCAGGTTGGAGTTCTTGA
- the LOC116205184 gene encoding uncharacterized protein LOC116205184, with protein sequence MACWSAENATKAYLRALKMGKRGKEPDVAEFISALAAGNNAQLMVMASSGAIDNTPMALGLIAAAHQTKGRVMMILSSFQELQVYENSLGPHSRFVEFLVGDSAALLLDELKSADFVLIDCKSDHQEQVFKAASGNSNGALIVGYNAQHEGGKWSRSELTDTQFLPIGEGLLVSRAVMNKGCRKIGGLTKKSCWVVKVDELTGEEHVFRIVSPRTRDHTIRA encoded by the exons ATGGCTTGTTGGTCAGCCGAGAACGCCACTAAAGCTTATCTCAGAGCCTTGAAAATG ggCAAAAGAGGGAAAGAGCCTGATGTAGCAGAGTTCATCTCTGCACTTGCAGCAGGAAACAATGCACAGCTAATGGTGATGGCATCTTCTGGAGCCATTGACAATACACCCATGGCGCTCGGTTTAATTGCAGCAGCCCATCAAACCAAAGGACGGGTCATGATGATCTTGAGTTCATTCCAAGAACTGCAAGTGTACGAGAACTCTCTCGGACCTCACTCCAGGTTCGTCGAGTTCTTGGTTGGAGACTCCGCTGCCCTTCTGCTGGATGAGCTCAAAAGTGCTGATTTTGTTCTCATCGACTGCAAGAGCGACCACCAAGAACAGGTGTTTAAGGCCGCGAGCGGAAACTCCAATGGAGCTCTCATTGTGGGCTATAATGCTCAGCATGAGGGAGGCAAATGGAGCAGGAGTGAACTAACAGACACGCAGTTTCTCCCGATCGGGGAGGGACTGCTGGTGAGTCGGGCAGTCATGAATAAAGGTTGTCGCAAGATCGGGGGCTTAACCAAGAAGAGCTGTTGGGTTGTGAAAGTGGACGAATTAACTGGGGAAGAGCACGTGTTCCGTATCGTTTCCCCTCGAACGAGGGATCATACGATCAGAGCTTAA
- the LOC116206183 gene encoding uncharacterized protein LOC116206183 translates to MERERQARDTFFNIDHPSRSFPGFGDFPSLVGGRDLFDDPFFTRPFGSFGGGDPFHNLFRPVGSIFDSNVSNGSMDDASNSGSNKGVVIEELDSDDESELTAKAATMATEEHYVGDQKHKLVSGEPWVEHPDNGAEAKKSMMLNSRSDHSRAQRTQDQTKNFSVQTSKVTYGGVNGAYYTSSRTRSRGSDGVVLEESKEADRSTCQATHRISRGINDKGHSVTRKLNSDGKVDTVQTLHNLNEDELASFERSWTNSGRDHLPNQNNVHDARLSEGDALGSWRRPFVDRGRFRSDNSTNSSKKVVRINID, encoded by the exons ATGGAGAGGGAAAGACAAGCCAGGGACACTTTCTTCAACATTGATCACCCGTCTAGAAGCTTCCCCGGGTTTGGAGATTTCCCTAGCCTTGTTGGGGGCAGGGATCTATTTGATGACCCATTTTTTACCCGGCCATTCGGCAGCTTTGGTGGAGGAGATCCATTTCACAATCTCTTCCGGCCAGTCGGCAGCATATTTGACTCCAACGTGAGCAATGGCTCCATGGATGATGCTTCAAATTCTGGTTCTAACAAAGGTGTTGTCATTGAAGAACTGGACTCTGATGATGAGAGCGAACTCACTGCAAAAGCAGCTACAATGGCTACAGAGGAGCACTATGTAGGTGATCAAAAGCACAAACTTGTGAGCGGGGAACCCTGGGTTGAGCACCCAGACAATGGTGCCGAAG CAAAGAAAAGTATGATGCTGAACAGCAGAAGCGACCATAGCAGGGCTCAAAGGACTCAGGATCAGACTAAAAACTTCAGTGTACAGACTTCTAAAGTTACCTATGGGGGTGTCAATGGAGCTTACTATACTTCAAGTAGGACTAGAAGCAGAGGCAGTGATGGG GTGGTACTGGAGGAAAGCAAGGAAGCAGATAGAAGTACTTGTCAAGCAACGCATAGGATTTCTAGGGGTATAAATGATAAG GGTCACTCCGTCACAAGGAAGCTCAACTCTGATGGTAAAGTGGACACAGTGCAGACACTGCATAATCTAAATGAAG ATGAGTTGGCAAGTTTCGAGAGATCATGGACGAATAGTGGGAGAGACCATTTGCCTAATCAGAATAATGTTCATGACGCACGGCTAAGTGAAG GTGATGCTCTGGGAAGTTGGAGACGTCCATTTGTGGACCGTGGGAGGTTCAGGTCAGATAATTCCACAAATAGCAGTAAAAAGGTGGTTAGGATAAATATTGACTGA